One window of the Salvia splendens isolate huo1 chromosome 1, SspV2, whole genome shotgun sequence genome contains the following:
- the LOC121796630 gene encoding transmembrane protein 45A-like yields the protein MGTLVGHVAPGFGFFIIGLWHLFNHIKLHALHPQKYTSSPWFPTSKIKYLELYLIMFGSSMSISMELFIGPERHQPLGPDGTIPSNHLHNFEHSNISLTFLVYALFSILVDKLDPPARYGLTNLLGAAAFGQQLLLFHLHSTDHMGVEGQYHWLLQIAIFVSLVTTLLAINHPNSFLNSFVRSVSILIQGVWLMAMGFMLWTPTLIPKGCFMNLEEGHQVVRCHGEETLERAKSLVNIQFSWYVVGVIIFSVTIYLVMVRFYSEKVEYQSLSKTVMHDEDDVEAQKKANRDSVEQRKSFLQIGVPYAAMDIER from the coding sequence ATGGGCACTTTAGTTGGGCATGTGGCACCTGGATTTGGCTTCTTTATCATTGGATTATGGCACTTATTCAACCACATCAAGCTCCATGCCCTCCACCCCCAAAAATACACCTCCTCACCATGGTTCCCTACTTCAAAAATCAAGTATTTGGAGCTCTACTTGATCATGTTTGGAAGCTCCATGTCCATATCCATGGAGCTATTCATTGGGCCCGAGCGACACCAGCCTCTCGGGCCCGATGGAACCATCCCTTCCAACCATCTACACAATTTTGAACACTCAAACATATCCCTCACTTTCCTCGTCTACGCCTTGTTCTCAATCTTGGTCGACAAACTCGACCCCCCTGCCCGATACGGGCTCACCAACTTGCTTGGCGCAGCGGCGTTCGGGCAGCAACTCCTCCTCTTCCACCTCCACTCCACTGATCACATGGGGGTGGAGGGCCAATACCATTGGCTACTACAAATTGCAATATTTGTATCACTTGTCACAACTCTTTTAGCCATTAATCACCCTAATAGTTTCTTGAATAGTTTTGTGAGGTCGGTTAGTATATTAATTCAAGGCGTTTGGCTTATGGCTATGGGGTTCATGTTGTGGACCCCTACCCTAATTCCTAAGGGCTGTTTCATGAACTTGGAGGAAGGGCACCAAGTGGTCCGGTGCCACGGGGAAGAGACTCTTGAACGTGCTAAGTCGTTAGTGAACATTCAATTTAGTTGGTACGTTGTTGGGGTCATAATATTTTCCGTGACCATTTATTTGGTTATGGTCCGATTTTATTCAGAGAAAGTTGAGTACCAATCTCTATCAAAAACTGTGATGCACGATGAGGACGACGTGGAGGCGCAAAAGAAGGCGAATCGAGATAGCGTAGAGCAACGTAAGAGCTTCCTCCAAATTGGAGTGCCGTATGCTGCCATGGACATCGAAAGGTAG
- the LOC121743552 gene encoding E3 ubiquitin-protein ligase BRE1-like 2, with product MEPEEEPHQKRPRLNNHDVSIARHSASPPPPPPPDEDKPVDAAVLQYQNQKLVQQLETQKQELHDLESNIKELKVKQTSYDDILIKVNQLWNQLVDDIILLGGQAGAGLNALQSLDHLESSRGSIPSCAAEDIFLCRLIQTDAIDGSHKDGSIGYVKKSLALRQTSTRELMKLLQDAIDCQSVKLKDIAQTLLGNPSSEDAVAQLRKLDNIMLEESRNLHQMVDVLHSKHKQYADEIQACIDNYSLDQLEIKRIAGELEESMGDLEESRRKLISLKMQKDGISGMHVPIPVPVIVPNLVNGTVSPEKPADRSKRLRELKDSTEEIKVLAQDRLSELEDARDDNLILSKQLQHLQHELKEDKYIHTSRPYALLNDQFQHWNAEAERYKILTESLQVERPFIMRREKDLIYKGESMDSARSAIGCSESKVEELQNQLQSIVTQKNEMELKMEEALQDSGRKDIKEEFQVMASALTKEMGVMESQLNKWKITADEAISLREKAQSLSALLDVKTAELKNLVAECTRQMDDIKSLKDIAEKMEKDKQELEIYLDMLGQQIYDNRNLSEIQESEHRALLQAESLRNALEENGLELRVKAAYEAEAACQHRLSVAEAEMAELRTELDTSERDVLELKEAIKIKEGETASFISEIETIGQAYEDMNAQNQHLLTQLTGRDEYNIKLVSESVKARQSQNALLSEKQGLEKQLEQLNGSLEALKSRIAQSEEQMKLLHQEILSSIQDDKHLAMNLEAAKWELVDAEKELKMLKSTISIFEKEHEQIQQKIDDIQTELDNERSEREKLDEEMIELNRTVEKLTAETGEAAIQKLQDEIKDCKAILKCGVCFDRPKEVVIVKCFHLFCNQCIQRNLEIRHRKCPGCGTAFGQNDVRFVKI from the exons ATGGAACCAGAAGAAGAGCCGCACCAAAAGCGTCCTCGTCTCAACAATCACGACGTCTCCATTGCTCGCCACTctgcttctcctcctcctcctcctcctccagatGAGGATAAACCT GTAGATGCTGCAGTTCTTCAATACCAGAACCAGAAACTTGTACAACAGTTAGAAACACAGAAGCAAGAGTTGCATGATCTTGAATCCaatataaaagaattaaaagtGAAGCAGACTTCATATGATGACATTTTGATAAAAGTGAACCAGCTTTGGAACCAG TTGGTTGACGATATTATTTTACTTGGAGGACAAGCGGGAGCTGGCCTAAATGCTTTACAAAGTTTGGATCATTTAGAATCTTCTCGAG GCTCTATTCCATCATGTGCTGCGGAGGACATATTTCTTTGTAGGTTAATACAAACAGATGCTATTGATGGAAGCCAcaaggatggttctattggttaTGTTAAAAAATCTCTTGCATTGCGTCAGACTTCTACTAGGGAGTTGATGAAATTACTTCAAGATGCCATCGATTGTCAAAGCGTCAAACTCAAGGACATAGCTCAAACTCTGTTGGGGAATCCCTCCTCAGAAG ATGCTGTCGCCCAATTGCGTAAGCTTGATAATATAATGTTAGAGGAGTCCAGGAACCTCCATCAGATGGTTGATGTGCTTCACTCTAAACACAAACAGTATGCTGATGAGATTCAAGCTTGCATTGACAACTATTCACTTGATCAGTTGGAGATTAAACGCATTGCTG GAGAGCTCGAAGAAAGCATGGGCGATCTTGAAGAAAGTAGAAGAAAACTAATTAGCCTGAAAATGCAAAAAGATGGGATTTCTGGGATGCACGTCCCAATTCCTGTTCCTGTAATAGTTCCTAATTTAGTGAACGGAACTGTCTCTCCTGAAAAGCCTGCTGATCGATCAAAGCGTTTAAGAGAACTTAAAGATTCAACTGAGGAGATAAAG GTTCTGGCACAGGATCGCCTTTCTGAGCTTGAAGATGCACGTGATGACAACCTTATTTTGTCAAAGCAGCTGCAACATCTTCAG CATGAACTGAAGGAAGACAAGTATATTCACACTTCTAGGCCATATGCCTTATTGAACGATCAGTTTCAGCACTGGAATGCGGAGGCAGAGCGATATAAAATTTTGACAGAATCTTTGCAA GTTGAAAGGCCTTTCATCATGAGGAGGGAGAAAGACTTGATCTATAAGGGAGAGTCTATGGATTCAGCTAGGAGTGCTATTGGTTGTTCTGAGTCAAAGGTTGAAGAACTACAGAATCAACTGCAATCAATTGTTACTCAGAAGAATGAGATGGAGCTCAAAATGGAAGAAGCTCTGCAAGATTCAG GAAGAAAAGACATCAAAGAAGAGTTCCAGGTAATGGCTTCTGCTTTGACAAAAGAAATGGGGGTGATGGAAAGCCAGTTAAACAAGTGGAAAATAACAGCAGATGAGGCCATTTCCTTGCGTGAGAAAGCTCAATCACTCAGTGCCTTACTGGATGTAAAG ACTGCTGAATTGAAGAATTTGGTTGCTGAGTGTACTCGGCAAATGGATGACATCAAGTCTTTAAAGGATATA GCTGAGAAAATGGAGAAGGATAAACAAGAGCTGGAAATTTACTTGGATATGTTGGGTCAACAAATTTATGATAACAG AAACTTGTCAGAGATTCAAGAATCAGAACATAGAGCTCTGTTGCAAGCTGAAAGTCTGAGGAATGCCCTAGAAGAAAATGGCTTGGAATTGAGAGTTAAAGCAGCTTATGAAGCTGAGGCAGCATGCCAACACAGACTTTCTGTTGCTGAAGCTGAAATGGCTGAATTAAGGACAGAATTAGATACTTCTGAGAG AGATGTCTTGGAACTCAAGGAAGCCATCAAGATCAAGGAAGGAGAGACTGCATCCTTTATATCTGAAATTGAG ACTATTGGTCAAGCTTACGAAGATATGAATGCTCAGAACCAGCATTTGTTGACGCAACTGACTGGAAGGGATGAATATAACATAAAG CTGGTGTCTGAGAGTGTTAAAGCAAGGCAATCACAAAACGCATTGCTCTCTGAGAAACAAGGGTTAGAAAAGCAACTTGAACAGCTTAATGGATCTCTTGAAGCCTTGAAGTCTAGAATAGCTCAAAGTGAGGAACAG ATGAAACTTCTCCACCAAGAAATTCTGAGTTCCATTCAGGATGACAAACACTTAGCAATGAACCTTGAAGCTGCAAAGTGGGAATTAGTTGACGCAGAGAAAGAACTGAAGATGCTGAAATCCACTATTTCGATTTTCGAGAAGGAACATGAGCAGATCCAGCAAAAAATAGATGATATTCAAACCGAACTAGACAATGAAAG AAGCGAGAGAGAGAAGCTTGATGAAGAAATGATAGAATTGAATAGAACAGTAGAGAAGCTGACTGCTGAAACCGGTGAGGCTGCAATACAGAAACTTCAAGACGAGATAAAAGACTGCAAGGCAATACTCAAGTGTGGAGTGTGTTTTGATCGGCCTAAGGAG GTTGTGATTGTGAAATGCTTCCATCTATTCTGCAACCAATGCATCCAGAGGAATCTAGAAATCCGTCACCGGAAGTGTCCTGGTTGTGGAACAGCATTCGGCCAGAACGACGTTCGATTTGTGAAGATTTAA
- the LOC121743560 gene encoding mucin-5AC-like, which produces MVTEVGHASTDIQTTVTAPPPTASTSGPKTSMFAKRSGFVIPKNKLSGSLVPVFRGSKKRDADMINEEASKKVQRKTKWGPDLTMDTTVRKGRALAYQTRIDQISQLLTFGVLELEHSEDSFATSESHHWKTSDHQLSREESEQLELEKREIIGEILKLNPAFKPPTDYKPLLKEAKVTIPIKEHPSYNFIGLVFGPLSDTQKRLEKETGTIIQVYGTKVDTGGPVEITSNEKEIDNAYEDMYVNIAADTHEKVDSAVALIELLITSVSMNPVSSSTTSTVALADNTNTNQTQSMLTSTATPALTNQGTPQLFPGSLPLPQGQFPQYPQTWFPVGPTQAPTYRHSGFVNPSNASAAFLNNTGQVSSSPLNHSNVPTLFGPRPVIPASFSPVPQNPSVPTSGTQSSYMQQPPSHAQTGGPQPPYMHQAPPSTGWPGPPHNLPLTSRPPFSASESSRWLPSQVSTSASQGPANVMQGPPVNHPNEMISPLSTGAQSSRPVANQQSLGFSPMLPSAGPESTPSSMGSLQPAMPQMAMRPPPSNAVPGSAPMPFPTQSSGSLPQPGMPNSYPGNAANIDSIRPVPGTIPRPQQPSSGDFTFQPHRPPSAVSQVWQTNQSVPQNIRHPVQAGQTSLPPHSPHMRPMLNNMNLSPMHGFPRPPASHQMNQPRPHTPTNFAGNTAVPVPPRHQMMPGHNARVPNMPPRNFAPHPISNTLGPFPPRLENHLARPPRFPTPHQHFGNPPRRPFPSHQVYDPFAPTAVPFNSQMGSNGARMPSESDPEYEDLMASVGVK; this is translated from the exons ATGGTCACAGAGGTTGGGCATGCTTCTACAGATATTCAGACGACTGTAACAGCTCCTCCACCCACTGCATCGACAAGCGGCCCAAAGACGTCTATGTTTGCAAAAAGATCAGGATTTGTTATTCCAAAAAACAAGCTATCAGGTTCTTTGGTTCCTGTGTTTAGAGGATCTAAAAAGAGAGATGCTGATATGATCAATGAGGAAGCTAGTAAGAAGGTTCAGAGGAAAACCAAATGGGGGCCTGATCTAACCATGGATACCACTGTCAGGAAAGGGAGAGCCTTGGCATATCAG ACTAGGATTGATCAAATATCTCAATTACTGACTTTTGGGGTGCTGGAACTTGAGCATAGTGAAGATTCATTTGCTACATCAGAATCTCACCATTGGAAGACATCAGATCATCAGCTAAGCCGTGAG GAATCGGAACAGCTGGAACTTGAAAAGCGTGAAATTATAG GTGAAATACTCAAATTAAATCCAGCATTCAAACCTCCTACAGATTACAAACCTCTGCTGAAAGAGGCTAAAGTTACAATTCCC ATAAAAGAACATCCTAGTTACAATTTCATTGGTTTAGTATTTGGCCCGTTAAGTGATACTCAAAAGCGACTGGAGAAG GAAACAGGAACCATAATTCAAGTTTATGGCACAAAGGTGGATACAGGAGGACCG GTTGAAATTACTTCTAATGAAAAAGAAATAGACAATGCTTATGAAGATATGTATGTAAACATAGCAGCAGACACACATGAGAAAGTTGATTCTGCGGTGGCTTTAATTGAACTGTTAATCACCTCAGTTTCG ATGAATCCggtgtcttcttcaacaacatcAACTGTAGCTCTTGCTGATAATACGAATACTAATCAAACTCAGAGCATGCTGACTTCTACTGCAACACCTGCGCTGACGAACCAAGGAACGCCTCAGCTGTTTCCTGGTTCTTTACCACTTCCTCAAGGCCAGTTTCCACAATATCCTCAAACCTGGTTTCCTGTAGGTCCAACTCAAGCTCCAACTTATCGGCACTCTGGATTTGTCAACCCTTCAAATGCTTCTGCAGCATTTCTCAATAACACTGGCCAGGTATCTTCCTCGCCCTTAAATCACTCAAACGTGCCCACATTGTTTGGTCCACGACCAGTCATACCTGCAAGTTTTAGTCCGGTCCCGCAAAATCCTTCAGTCCCTACATCTGGAACTCAGTCCTCCTACATGCAACAGCCACCCTCACATGCTCAAACTGGTGGACCTCAGCCACCATACATGCACCAGGCACCCCCATCAACCGGGTGGCCCGGACCTCCCCACAACCTTCCACTAACATCCAGGCCACCTTTCTCTGCTAGTGAATCCTCCAGGTGGTTACCTTCACAAGTGAGCACTTCAGCATCACAAGGTCCAGCCAACGTTATGCAAGGACCACCAGTGAATCACCCCAATGAAATGATTTCGCCTCTATCTACTGGAGCCCAATCATCCAGGCCAGTAGCTAACCAACAATCACTAGGCTTCTCTCCCATGCTTCCATCAGCAGGACCTGAATCCACACCTTCATCAATGGGATCTCTACAGCCTGCTATGCCCCAAATGGCAATGCGTCCACCACCCTCAAATGCTGTACCGGGATCTGCACCTATGCCTTTCCCGACGCAATCTTCAGGATCACTCCCACAGCCTGGAATGCCCAATTCTTATCCGGGTAATGCTGCAAATATTGATTCCATAAGACCTGTTCCGGGGACAATTCCAAGACCTCAGCAACCGAGTTCTGGTGATTTTACTTTTCAGCCTCACCGCCCGCCCAGTGCAGTTTCTCAGGTTTGGCAAACCAATCAATCTGTTCCACAGAATATAAGACATCCAGTTCAAGCAGGCCAGACATCTTTACCACCTCACTCTCCACATATGAGGCCTATGTTGAACAACATGAATCTCTCTCCCATGCATGGTTTTCCAAGGCCTCCTGCTAGTCATCAGATGAATCAACCTAGGCCACATACTCCTACCAACTTTGCTGGAAACACTGCAGTTCCCGTTCCACCTAGACATCAGATGATGCCAGGTCATAATGCCAGAGTCCCAAATATGCCACCGAGGAACTTTGCTCCACATCCCATCAGTAACACTCTCGGTCCTTTTCCACCTAGGCTGGAAAACCATCTTGCTCGCCCACCAAGGTTCCCGACTCCACATCAGCATTTTGGAAACCCTCCAAGAAGGCCGTTTCCTAGCCATCAAGTATATGATCCTTTTGCTCCGACTGCTGTTCCTTTCAACTCTCAAATGGGTAGTAATGGAGCAAGGATGCCCAGTGAGAGTGATCCAGAGTATGAGGACCTCATGGCTTCTGTGGGAGTTAAATGA